Below is a window of Rhodamnia argentea isolate NSW1041297 chromosome 11, ASM2092103v1, whole genome shotgun sequence DNA.
GATCATAGATGCCATCTTGAGGTAAGACCTGATTCTTCTCAGGTCTGCAACAAATTAATGAGCCAGGGGTTCCTTTATCTGCAGTTTGCAACCAGGCAGTTTCTAACCTCTGCTCTCTGATAATGGACTCTATTCTCTGCATTGGGACCtcctgcctcttttcatttgtacCATTAGTCTTTTCAACCATGAACTCTGATGAACATCCAATCCGATCCACCAACTGACAGTCTTTAGAATCATCTTGCGTTCTTCCTTTTAACTTGTCATCTAAATTGCTAACGGTTCTCTGGGACACTTTGGGTAACTCTTGACATGATGCCTCATCAGCATAACCTTCAACAAATGCTTTCCTCTCTCTTGGAGTGTCCATACCTGTTCCTATTTGACTCGGAACTGGTGAATCCCCCTGATTGACATACTTCATCAGATCCTCACCATTTGGGAGGAGGATAAGTCTAACCTCCACGTTTCGTCTCAAAACTATTTCTATGGAGTTTGTAATACTGCTCAAGAACCTCTCCACTCTCAATTTAACATCTTTATCTGCAAAAGCTACATATACAACAAGAACTCCTGCAACCACGATGAGATTACATTAGAAATACAGAAGCAAACAAAGAACGCATTGTCTTCATTGTCAACCAATGAATATACATGAACTGAACACGTTAGCAATGATGATCAGAGGGTACGATAGGCATGCATCATGCCCAACAAATTAGAAGGTCCCTGGCTCTTACCAAACTTAACTGCTTGAAAATGAAACCATAAGAGATGATGGGGATGTTTTTCCCCCTGATTAGTTATTAAGCACAAAAAACTCCTACCCTGATCAGCTAAGTGAAGCATCAAGATAACAAGAAACAAGTACAACGGACCTCTGACTGCCCTTTTTAGTGGTGAGTGTGGCAATTACAAATGATCCTTCTTTAGATTTATGTAAAAGTTCAACTTGAACAAAGTACTTCACAATTCTCAGAAGGCAAGCTAACAATTGTAGAAGAAGCTACAATGAAATTGGGGGAATACAAACTATGGTTGCACACGGTCTCACAAGCAAATCAATGTCCAGATGTATgaaagattattttccaatGTTATAGATACAATAGAGAGCATTAGGCAGGCCAACACCGGGCTACTGATGTTATCCGTTTTTTTCTTACATGTCAGCCAATTAATTAACAAGCAATTTATGTAGGCCATCCTAGTAATATAAGCAATTCCTGGTTCAGAATTTGGCTGCCAAGGACAGGGTAGACTTTGAAACAAGGTTGTCCCTGCATCTTCATGAGATTCCACGGTGTCAGAGAAACTGTCAAATATAACCAGCATGGGTTGTACATCAACTGTTGATCGAAAATCAAAATCCTCCGTATCAAATATGTTCAACTGCTGTTCAACCAAGTTTGCAACTCTTTTTCGAAATATAAATTTCAAACGGATAGAATTAAACAAACCGCTACTCATTAAAGTTTAGTTTAACACAGATTGTTGTACATCACCAGATAATTGCATGGGGTGCATGATGAAATACGGAAGCTCGTCGCCTTACCTTCAGTTTCTGAGATAGATATAAGCTTGCCATGAACATGCAGCAACTGTCTGAGTGTCTTTGAATGGCACCTCTCTATGCAACGTATCCAAATGTCGTTCAACTTTTCCAGGCTAGTTGTTTTGAACATTGTGCCTCCAAGCCCCCCAGCATGTGTGCCCCTGGTTCTGAAAGTGTGATCATTGATAAGTGACAATGCAGTCCCCTGATGACAGGGAGACGAATTTGCTTCTTCAAGCAAAGACACAGGAGAGGCAGATTCCTGGGGTGCATATCTAGAATCTGATTTTCGTTTGTAAGAAGTGTATCCTCTAGCAGCACTTGATGGATCTTCGGTTGTCCTGGAACTTTGCTTCTGACTACTGCTGGAATTCGAAGCTTCTGGTGAAGGCACAGAACCAAGTTGCAACAATGTCGCCGTAAACCAAGTTGACCGTTCATTCGAAACTCTTAACTGTTTCTCTGCCTCTGACAGAAGCTTCAAAGCATGCTTTAATCTCTCTAATTCAGAGTCACTTACTGTACAGAAGCCAAAAAAACATATGGTTATTAATGAAAGCTACACATCACATGCCCCATGACATTCAAAAGCACATGCAGGTGCAAATTTGCCAACAATGCAGTGCTAGACAGTGATATGGTGTCACAGAATTAATCATCCTCTAAGTGAAGTTGCAAAATTTGACGGTAGCATCTTTACTGGACTTTTTTATACGAACGTGTGTAAAAAACCAAATCCACACTCACTTGTGGATAACTCTAGCTAATGGCAAAGATACCTTCAGGATAGGTAGTCAAGTAGATACAAAAGCATCAGATCAATCTCCCATTacatctgaccaaaaaaaaaaaaaaaatctcccatTACATGCCTGCGGATCATGCAGAGGCTGCTAAGCCAATACATATCAACGTGATCAAGCATAAACACTGCATATTTCTACTAAAGTAATTGCTgctcataaaaataaaattctctTACTATTTTAGTACAAGATAGTGAAGAACCTATGGGAAAGGATCTTTGTAGACATAATAAATCTAAGAATCAGCTTCTTCCAACAATATAACATCCACACTCTTGGGAAAGTCTTGACAGAAAAACCACTCAGCAAACATTGAGCCTTTAGAGTGATCACGAACAAAATGAAGTTCGTAATGAAATGCAACTGGGTAAAGTAAACTTCTGTGGAAGCAGAACCTCTTCTTAAGGGAAAAAACGCAAAGAAGTACAAAATTGTTCTTCTTTCCCAGAAGTATGACATCATAGCATAATACACCACTCAGAAATTCAACATTTATAAATGCTACCAGATAGATGAGGGTCAACTGTGTTTGCGGCATCTAACATTACCCAGTTTTGTCCCCAGTGAACTTGGTAAAGCAGATATTAGTGCACACCATGAAGTGAGTTAAACTTGTCGGGATTGCAGCCAAGAAAACAAAGCATAGAAAATTAGTTggagaaaataaataagtcGTAAGTGCTTATCCACAAGCACTTCAAAAGAAGCTTTGTATAGGAGGCCGAGGAGCTAACGAAGTGGTTAAATAGCATGGCTGAGGAATTGAGCACAAGGGCTGCTGAAGTGGCAGCTTGTTCAAATCATCAACTTGCATGGCCTCATGGGGCCACCACAAGGAGCCTAACCATGTTCATCTCCAATGACTACCGATTTGTGTGGCAAGGGGGGGACTGCCACACCTAAACCTGGGGTGCAAAAGAGTCCCAGGCACACTCTTGTTAATAAAAAGATGGCTGAGGAAGTTATTATGGCCTAAAGACAATGCAGTCATTTTTTCAAAGTTGATGCACTTTCTAGCAAGCGACAACGAACTTGgctcaaactttgaccaaagcTAAAGGAGTGATCTAAAGGTGGCGACATACTAAATAGCCTCAGCTCCTAATAATAGTTCAAAACCTTACGATATGCAGCTAAACTGCAACAGTGACAACAAGGGCAAGCCAAGGGCTcgacaacaaaagaaaagaagccaaTGCCTCAAGGCCTTGTAAATGATTTTTGTGTAGGGGTCAGCAGCTGCTTGGTGCCACTTcaatgaaaatttgtttttaccAAGTTAATTAAAAAGGCTAACATATCAATAATTCACTCTTTAATTGATTTCTGAAAGTTGGCACCTGCCAACCATGGTTTGCAGCGGTCCATGCTATGAGGCACTTTTGTAGCACAGGTCGGGCTATTATCATTATAGACAACACTAGTTGAGTGCTTTAGGGCTATCAAAAAAACAATATAAGAAAATAGAATCAATCTTGCAAATTGCTAACCTATATACCCTGCATACTGGGTCCTCATTTTACATTAATCAAGTAGAATTACATAACACAAAGTAAGATCCAAACAGAAAGTATTCTCAGTAGCATAAAACTAAGACGACGATTCCACAGTGCTATTTTGATTAGCAtcaaataaaattatctcaGCAACAATTCATGGATTCAATGAGACTATGTTCTGTACTCACAGGTTCGAGCACCAAAAAGAGATGCATTATATTCGGAATCAACCATCTTGTATGTTCCAGCTATGATATCCATAATAAGACTGGCCAGCTGTGACATTAAAATCAATGGATCTACCCCAGAGTCCATGAACTCCCTAGCTCTTTTCACCGTTTCTGCAGTGTTCGAAGACATGGCTAGCTCTAGTAGATCAAGTAACTTCTCGTCTGAAACAACTCCAACCTATTGGAAGACATAAATCTTGTTTGTCAATTTTTGTCGGTAAACACCTAAAGGAGTAAAAAATTTGTCCCCCACAGAggggaaagaaacaaaactcaAATTCAGAGAGGAACAAGTAATGTTGATAAATGATTTGATATGGAACTTACAAGTTCGTTCACAAGAGATGTCGTGATTCTTTTACCCAACAAACTCAATTGATCTAGCATAGTTTCGGCATCTCGAAGCGAACCATCTGCATTCAGAGCAATCAAATCCAACGCATCCAATTCGACATCCAGATTCTCACTCGCAGAAATATTGCGTAGTCGCAGCACAATGTCACTATCTTTGATTTTGTTGAAAAGGTACTTCTGACAGCGAGATTGCACGGAACGAGGCACGCTATCTAGGTCGGTTGtaacaaaaatgaaaacgaCTCGACGTGGTGGTTCCTCAACAAATTTAAGAAAAGCCAGCCATACCTTAGAGGGCAACAGATGACATTCATCAATGATAAAAACTTTGTACCGCGAATGTGCTGGTGGCCGAACTAACAAGTTTTTTAGTAGATGTCTGACTTTATCGATTTGTTTCTTATTGGTGCCATCAACCTGACAAAGGTCTCTGCTCTTTCCTGAAATGAAGGAGGAGCACTCTTTGCAGCATCCACATGGCTTGGCTTCTTTAGTAGCCTGACAATTCAGAGCAGCAGCAAAAATCCTGGCTGTGGAAGTTTTTCCGGTCCCGCGAGGTCCTTGGAAGAAATAGATAGGAGCAACCCTTCCCCTTGAAATAGCATTGACGAGCGATTGAACCACAATGTTTTGCCCAATTATCTCATCAAAGAACACGGGCTTATGCTTCTGACTCAAGCTTCTGATGTTATCCAGCATAGCATCTTCATCTCCTCGGCCACAGGTAGGAGCAACTGCCTCTAACCCATCTTGATCCCTACAATTCGACCACCGCCGTCCATCCAATCTACTCAATGCCTCCAAATCAAGCTCCCCAAAATTTGTGGAGAGCTCATCATCGCTGCGCCCCGTTCCAGCTGACGACCCTCCTCTGGCATCAGTATCGTTCGTGAGCAATGGGAGAAGACCTTGAGCACTCTTAGACGCAACTCTTCGCTTCTTTGACCCTGAAGGCGATGGGCGCCGTCCACTGTACACTGATTGACTGCCGCAGAGTATGCTACTGCCTTTTCTCCTTATGGTGTCGGAGAGGGAAGGAGAGTAACAACTGCCACACTTGCGCGTGTGCTTGGGCGTCCTTTTGGACCAGTAGCAAGGAATCCCACATCCCTGCCCTCCAGGCAAATCCAAAGGATCATCCACCTCGTCATCACCATCATTCACAGAAGTGGTTGTACCATCCCAAGACCCCACTGTGCTTGGATTACGATTGGCATGCCTATAATAGGAGCTAGTCGAGAGAGCAGGGGTGCTGTAGGTGTAGGAAGAGTCCTCCTTCCTGATGCTTCTGAGCAATTTGGAGGAGGAGCCGGACCAATTCTTGCGGCGCTTGGCCTTTAAAAGCAATGGGGATGCTCCAGAAATCCGCTTCAAATCCTCGGAGCGACTGTAATCGTCAGTATCGTCAGATGGGTCGACCGAGCCATCTGGGACCAGCGGTAGCGGAGGGTGAACATTGCGAAAGGACATGGAATGTGCGGAATTCCTAGGCAGACGGAGGTCCTTGGGAGGATATCTGGAGAGGAGAAGGGCATGGGCATCGGATTTCTTACTCCGCTTCTCGAAGGCAGAAGAGGGAGCGGCGCCACCCCGGGGGACAAGATTGGCATCTCTGCGGCGGAAATCATGGGAGGGACGAGGGTTGTCGCTGCCAGCGGCCTTGAAGTAGACAGCATTGCGGGCATCGCTCAAGCTGGCATCTTGACTgttgggagaggaggaggaggagggggaggaagaTCTGAGGGCATTGGGGGACTTCCAGTTGTACAAGAAGACCGGGCTCTTGGAGTCGGCGTTGAGGGTAGTGGGAAGGGGACGGAAGGCGGAGAGAGGGGGGGACTTGCAGGAGGAGGTGGTGCCGGGATCCCGCAACAAGCGGGAAGCCTTGCGGATTTGGATGAGCTCCCGCTTGAGGTGCAGCTTGCTGGGTGTGGGATCGCCATTCTTCCCCTTCATTCCGCAAGAAGACGACATCGGAAATCTTTGGTTTTTGCAAAATGGGTCAGGATCTAAAATGCCCAACGAGCGTTGTGGTTGCCATTTTCACCCTCTCTAACCCTACGATATCGACTACCGCTCGACACACAGCCAGCAGCCAGCCAGCCAGCCgcagcaggaggaggaggaggaggaggaggaggaagaatagATGGGATCCCGTCATTTACTGCTGATACTGACACTACCCCTGCTTCTACTACTGCCGCAACAGTACAGTGGTTAATTATTATTCATATTCTACGGCGCGGCATCGGGAATAACTGGGAAATGGCGGaggtaaaaaaattgaacttttttagGGCTTAATTGGGGCGGGCTCGGTTGGATCCCCATCCCCATTTCTTTTTGGACTATCCTCCTTCTTTCAATTCAAAACTATCATATCATAATGAGACTGGAAAGACCGGATCCTCCTCCCAAAAATGTCGTCCATTTACTGCCAAAAGATCCCAAAGATTTGATGAGTACAGCAACTTTCCCCGAATGCCCTAATTTGAAGTCCGCCAACCGTCTCCGTGTGGTGGACTCTTTCGCGCGTATTCACACTTAAAGTCATCGCCATCATCCATTCTCGACCATGAAATAATGAGCACTCCCTTTAAGCCAAGCAGGTGCAATTTATCTAGCTACTTGCTGGTGCACATTCTTTGatactaatctctctctctctctctctctctctctctgagaatACTTCAATTATGTCAATGGTATGAAATTACCCGAAAAAGATGTAGATAAGAGTGAGGAGAGAATTTACTCTCCTCTCCTGATCCTGAATATCAAAGCAAAAGCAACTTTTAATGTGTTTAGAAACTTTCTATTACTTTTCTCTGCCCTGCCCTGCCCGCACCCCTCGCACGTGATTTCCCTTATTATTAATGTCGTAAAAACTTAAGCTTTAGAGTCAAATGTCGGTAGTCGGTCGACGATAGCAAAGCCACGTGATAGTgataaaaacctccaacttgAGCGATGCCATTGTATGCCATGCCAATATTGCCTTTCTTGGCTTCTTCTCGTGCAGCTGGGACTGGAACTGGGACTGGGAGCAATCAAACCCATCAACGCTGGGGACGAGTCTTGGGCCGGGTCCCAGTCCAACCCAATCCAATCACTTCGGTGGGACTGGTAGCGTATTATCTTTGAATCCATCCACCAACATATCGAATGGTTGCTGTCGGTCGCTGTCGTTTCCAGTCTACACGGATTTGATTGGATTCCTGTTGGTCCAAATGACACGCATCATCATGATTTACCATAACTCTCTATCCATGTATGAGTATGAAGGTTCCACCGAAGTTTTGATTCCATGAtgggctcgagctcgagctcgaactTTCACTTTAATGGGAGAAGGCGGGAATGGCGATAATAATTCTTTTGCCCCATCGGCCGAAGTATTGAGTTTTAAGAGCAAAAAGTAGTATTAAACGTGTTGTGGATCGATTGATGAATTGGAAGACGATAAGAGACATCGGACAGTTGCAGCGGTTGCATGCCCAGTTCATCGTCCACCTCCACAACCAGCCACAGCTGggcctccttcctcctcctcatccgATCCTCACCATCTCCGATCCCCGTCCACGCCCACCTCCTCAAGCTGGGCCTTCTCCCCCATCCCCACCTCCGCAATGCCCTCCTCCATTCTCACGCCCAGCTTGGCCTCCTCCACCTGGCCCGCCGCCTGTTCGACGAATTGTCCCACTGGGCTCTCCCCGATTCCAACTCCCTCCTCTCCGCCTACTTCAAGTGGGGACACCTCCGGGAAGCACGCGCTCTTTTCGATGCGACGCCCCGCCGCAATGTAGTCACCTGGACCACCATGGTCACTGGTTACGCCCGCATTGGGGACTTGGAGAGTGCTAGGCGCTGCTTCGATGCAATGCCCGATAGGACTGTGGTCTCTTGGAACGCGATGCTCTCCGGGTACTCTCAGAACGGGTTCGAAGATGAGGCTCTCCGCTTGTTTCATGAAATGGTTGGTGCCGGCTTCCAACCCAACGAGACCACTTGGGTCACTGTCATTTCATCCTGTGCGGCACGGGGCGATCCTTCCCTTGCCGATTCGCTTGCCGCATTGCTTCATCAGGTAAGGGGAATCGATTTCAACTGCTTTCTCAAGACAGCGCTCCTCGACATGTACGCCAAATGCGGACGCTTGGCTGCTGCTAGACGAATTTTTGATGATCTGGCCCCCCACAATAACACTGTCGCATGGAATGCCATGGTCTCGGCATTTATGAGGTCCGGAGATTTAGCCTCGGCTAGGGAACTCTTTGATAGGATGCTGAATAAAGATGTGGTCTCCTGGAACTCCATGATTGCTGGATATGCTCAAAACGGCCAATCAGCTTTTGCGGTCCGGCTCTTCAAAGACATGGTTACACTTACCGGGGAACATCCGAAGCCTGACGAAGTCACCATGGCAAGCGTTTTTTCAGCGTGTGGGCATCTTGGCACCCTGGAGATAGGCAAATGGGCGGTGgcttttctcgagaaaaatcaGATTAGGCTTGGCACTTCAGGGTACAATTCCTTGATTTTCATGTACTCTAAATGTGGAAGCATTGAAGATGCCCAGCGAATCTTTCAGGAAATGCAAAGGAAAGATGTGGTATCCTACAACACCTTGATCTCGGGTTTGGCCGCCCATGGTCGTGGAAGGGAAGCCTTGGAAGTGATGTCAAAGATGAAAGAGGAAGGCATTGACCCAGACCGTGTAACTTACGTAAGCATCCTCACGGCATGCAGCCACGGGGGGTTGCTACAAGAAGGTCGCCGGTTGTTTGAAACGATCAAAGCTCCATCAAACGATCACTATGCGTGCATGGTCGACTTGTTAGGTCgtgcgggtgagctcgaggaaGCAAAGAGATTGATTCAGATCATACCGATGAAGCCACATGCAGGAGTGTACGGATCACTCTTGAATGCTTGCCGCATTCACAGGAGGACCGATTTGGCAGAGATGGCTGCTTACGGGCTTTTTGAAATCGAGCCAAACAATTCAGGGAACTATGTTTTGTTGTCGAACATATACGCACAGGCAGGCAGGTGGGAGGATGTTGATAAGGTCAGGCAGATGATGCGGAGGAGGGGGGTGAAGAAGGCAACTGGGTGGAGCTGGGTGGAGCACAAGGGCGAGGTGCATAAGTTCCTTGCGGGGGACAGATCGCACGAAAGATGCAGTGAGATCTACCATCTGTTGGCCAACTTGAGGAGGAGGATGCAAAGGGCCGGATATGTGGCAGAGGGAAGCTGTGTTCTAAGGGACGTGGTGGAAGAGGACAGAGAAGAGATGGTGGTGGTTCATAGTGAGAAGCTCGCCGTTTGCTTTGCTCTTATTGTTAG
It encodes the following:
- the LOC115747296 gene encoding protein STICHEL, producing the protein MSSSCGMKGKNGDPTPSKLHLKRELIQIRKASRLLRDPGTTSSCKSPPLSAFRPLPTTLNADSKSPVFLYNWKSPNALRSSSPSSSSSPNSQDASLSDARNAVYFKAAGSDNPRPSHDFRRRDANLVPRGGAAPSSAFEKRSKKSDAHALLLSRYPPKDLRLPRNSAHSMSFRNVHPPLPLVPDGSVDPSDDTDDYSRSEDLKRISGASPLLLKAKRRKNWSGSSSKLLRSIRKEDSSYTYSTPALSTSSYYRHANRNPSTVGSWDGTTTSVNDGDDEVDDPLDLPGGQGCGIPCYWSKRTPKHTRKCGSCYSPSLSDTIRRKGSSILCGSQSVYSGRRPSPSGSKKRRVASKSAQGLLPLLTNDTDARGGSSAGTGRSDDELSTNFGELDLEALSRLDGRRWSNCRDQDGLEAVAPTCGRGDEDAMLDNIRSLSQKHKPVFFDEIIGQNIVVQSLVNAISRGRVAPIYFFQGPRGTGKTSTARIFAAALNCQATKEAKPCGCCKECSSFISGKSRDLCQVDGTNKKQIDKVRHLLKNLLVRPPAHSRYKVFIIDECHLLPSKVWLAFLKFVEEPPRRVVFIFVTTDLDSVPRSVQSRCQKYLFNKIKDSDIVLRLRNISASENLDVELDALDLIALNADGSLRDAETMLDQLSLLGKRITTSLVNELVGVVSDEKLLDLLELAMSSNTAETVKRAREFMDSGVDPLILMSQLASLIMDIIAGTYKMVDSEYNASLFGARTLSDSELERLKHALKLLSEAEKQLRVSNERSTWFTATLLQLGSVPSPEASNSSSSQKQSSRTTEDPSSAARGYTSYKRKSDSRYAPQESASPVSLLEEANSSPCHQGTALSLINDHTFRTRGTHAGGLGGTMFKTTSLEKLNDIWIRCIERCHSKTLRQLLHVHGKLISISETEGVLVVYVAFADKDVKLRVERFLSSITNSIEIVLRRNVEVRLILLPNGEDLMKYVNQGDSPVPSQIGTGMDTPRERKAFVEGYADEASCQELPKVSQRTVSNLDDKLKGRTQDDSKDCQLVDRIGCSSEFMVEKTNGTNEKRQEVPMQRIESIIREQRLETAWLQTADKGTPGSLICCRPEKNQVLPQDGIYDQHKMESVNSTDFSSQHWEDELNHELKVLKIADGRALQKDQVNKSHYPMSPSLLHDSSFMANFNKESLVYESGSGNEGCGRMFCWNNTRSQRRGKHKRTVTRSRRNGGFSFFSACMKANSESKLRRPNDK
- the LOC115747367 gene encoding pentatricopeptide repeat-containing protein At1g14470-like, which gives rise to MPSSSSTSTTSHSWASFLLLIRSSPSPIPVHAHLLKLGLLPHPHLRNALLHSHAQLGLLHLARRLFDELSHWALPDSNSLLSAYFKWGHLREARALFDATPRRNVVTWTTMVTGYARIGDLESARRCFDAMPDRTVVSWNAMLSGYSQNGFEDEALRLFHEMVGAGFQPNETTWVTVISSCAARGDPSLADSLAALLHQVRGIDFNCFLKTALLDMYAKCGRLAAARRIFDDLAPHNNTVAWNAMVSAFMRSGDLASARELFDRMLNKDVVSWNSMIAGYAQNGQSAFAVRLFKDMVTLTGEHPKPDEVTMASVFSACGHLGTLEIGKWAVAFLEKNQIRLGTSGYNSLIFMYSKCGSIEDAQRIFQEMQRKDVVSYNTLISGLAAHGRGREALEVMSKMKEEGIDPDRVTYVSILTACSHGGLLQEGRRLFETIKAPSNDHYACMVDLLGRAGELEEAKRLIQIIPMKPHAGVYGSLLNACRIHRRTDLAEMAAYGLFEIEPNNSGNYVLLSNIYAQAGRWEDVDKVRQMMRRRGVKKATGWSWVEHKGEVHKFLAGDRSHERCSEIYHLLANLRRRMQRAGYVAEGSCVLRDVVEEDREEMVVVHSEKLAVCFALIVSEAGEAIRVMKNMRVCWDCHTAIKTISKLEGREIIVRDNNRFHHFLEGQCSCKDYW